Proteins encoded within one genomic window of Odocoileus virginianus isolate 20LAN1187 ecotype Illinois chromosome 2, Ovbor_1.2, whole genome shotgun sequence:
- the LOC110125691 gene encoding uncharacterized protein yields MKQAFQTLRRALLEAPAPALPNPNKPFQLFVDKKQGIGKGVLTQQWGPSKRPVAYLSKRLDPVAAGWPPCLRIIAATALLVRDADKLTYGQQLLVYTPHAIEGVLKQPPGKWISNARLTHYQALLLDAPWVRFQTPCFLNPATLPPNPEKDRPLHDCSEILAEALAARKDLTDVPLNNSELVWFTDENSYVKDGQRKAGAAIVDDSGQTIWAKTLPPNTSAQKAELIALIQALEQAKGKRGTIFTDSRYAFSTAHIQGPIYQERGFRTAERKEVKNLPEIRRLLEAVQLPRAVAIVHAPGHQKGEDPKARGNRAADAAAREAASQDYAAPVLAVGLPPPGMGALPPVPEYSLPDLTWINEDTTLQKDDKDGWYRDQNNNLILPATLGRHLCEHLHTTTHLGEKKTLTLLQTACLRFLRQNATVREIIQACKAYS; encoded by the coding sequence atgaaacaggctttccagacACTCAGACGGGCCCTGCTAgaagccccagcccctgccctgcctaacccaaataagccattccagctgtttgtagataagaagcaaggaataggaaagggggtcttgacgcaACAATGGGGACCATCTAAGCGGCCGGTGGCATACCTTTCGAAGCGATTGGACCCGgtggccgctgggtggcccccttgccttcgcatcattgcagccactgccctcctcgtccgcGACGCGGACAAGTTGACGTATGGACAGCAACTCTTGGTTTACACCCCCCACGCCATTGAAGGGGTTTTAAAGCAGCCgccgggtaagtggatctccaatgcccgcttgacacattaccaggcctTGCTGCTTGATGCCCCATGGGTGCGTTTTCagaccccttgcttcctgaatccagccacgctcccacctaacccagagaaagaccgccctctccatgattgcagtgagatactggctgaggccctggcggcacgaaaagacttaactgatgtacCCCTAAACAACAGTGAGCTAGTATGGTTCACCGATGAGAACAGTTATGTAAAAGATGGGCAAAGGAAGGCGGGAGCCGCCATAGTCGATGATTCAGGACAGACGATATGGGCTAAGACACTTCCCCCAAACACTTCTGCGCAAAAAGCAGAATTGATTGCCCtaatacaggctctggagcaagccAAAGGGAAGAGAGGCACCATTTTCACTGACAGCCGATATGCTTTCAGCACTGCCCATATTCAAGGTCCCATAtaccaagaaaggggatttcggacAGCTGAGAGAAAGGAGGTCAAAAATCTGCCCGAGATTCGCAGGCTCCTGGAAGCTGTCCAGCTGCCCCGGGCAGTAGCAATAGTACATGCCCCCGGTCACCAGAAAGGAGAAGACCCCAAGGCACGGGGCAATCGTGCCGCTGATGCGGCCGCTAGAGAAGCAGCTAGCCAGGACTATGCCGCCCCCGTATTAGCTGTGGGACTTCCACCTCCTGGTATGGGGGCCTTGCCACCAGTTCCCGAATATTCCCTCCCTGATCTCACCTGGATCAATGAGgataccaccctccagaaggatgacaaagatggatggtaccgagaccaaaacaacaacctgatattgcctgccaccctgggtcgtCACCTGTGTGAACACCTGCACACAACCACAcacctgggagagaaaaagaccttAACACTTCTCCAGACAGCCTGCCTGAGGTTCCTTCGACAAAAtgcaactgtacgagagataatcCAGGCTTGCAAAGCGTACAGCTGA